A genome region from Erythrolamprus reginae isolate rEryReg1 chromosome 4, rEryReg1.hap1, whole genome shotgun sequence includes the following:
- the MOSPD2 gene encoding motile sperm domain-containing protein 2 isoform X2 — translation MADGNRGPLISEIRQRFETEYLSAKKDKYDSRDIERLHQDDTWVDNFLIWRDDIMDDTLKMIDESFQWRKEYAVHDLTESSFSKLMLEIGAIFLHGYDKEGYKIFWFRVKLHIKDSKTQFEKKKLVAFWLERYAKRENGKPLTVVFDMADTGLSNIDFDFVRYIISCFKVYYPNFLTKIVIFELPWVMNAAFKIVKNWLGPEAATLLKLTNKNEIQEYISAEYLPPYMGGTDTFKYSYPPLVDDDFQTPLCENGPITNEDEAECKEVETDNKDKLDTTEEHALNSKKGNTTEQAPKSEECDKLDSKTKNVKKALTTFKGSLLHISPAEELHFGSKETAEKKCLIVLTNVTKNSVAFKVRTTAPDKYRVKPSNSSCDPGTSADIVVSLHGGCVASLQDRFLIMAAEMEQCSGIGAQELSQFWKEVPRNKVMEHRLRCHVVESSKPSSLTINENAFNSPSKTNEDLHFQLRQLLQVNKRLQQQIDRCIWFQQVTLFLVFILVTIVCFFLLYTPGSQI, via the exons ATGGCGGAT GGCAACAGGGGCCCATTAATAAGTGAAATAAGACAACGTTTTGAGACCGAATATTTATCAG caaaaaaagataaatatgatTCCAGGGATATAGAAAGATTGCATCAAGATGATACCTGGGTTGATAATTTTTTAATATGGCGAGATGATATTATGGATGATACACTGAAGATGATTGATGAAAGCTTTCAGTGGAGAAAAGAGTATGCAGTTCATG ATTTGACTGAATCTTCTTTTTCAAAATTGATGCTCGAAATTGGTGCTATTTTCCTGCATGGTTATGATAAGGAGGGCTATAAAATAT TTTGGTTCCGAGTGAAATTACATATAAAAGattctaaaacacaatttgaaaaaaagaaactaGTAGCCTTTTGGTTAGAGCGCTATGCAAAAAGAGAAAATGGAAAGCCATTGACAGTGGTGTTCGACATGGCTGACACTGGACTGAGTAACATc GACTTTGACTTTGTCCGGTATATCATTAGCTGTTTTAAAGTATATTATCCTAATTTTCTCA CAAAAATTGTGATTTTTGAATTGCCTTGGGTAATGAATG CTGcttttaaaattgtaaaaaattGGCTGGGTCCAGAAGCAGCCACTCTTTTGAAGTTAACAAATAAGAATGAAATCCAGGAGTACATATCTGCTGAATACCTACCACCTTATATGGGTGGGACT GATACTTTCAAATACAGTTATCCTCCATTAGTTGATGATGATTTCCAAACTCCATTATGTGAAAATGGACCTATTACTAATGAAGATGAAGCTGAATGCAAAGAAGTAGAAACTGATAACAAAGACAAATTAGATACTACTGAAGAACATGCACTCAATTCAAAAAAG gGAAATACTACAGAACAAGCTCCAAAATCAGAAGAATGTGACAAATTAGATTCGAAAACAAAAAATGTCAAGAAAGCACTTACCACTTTTAAAGGATCTTTATTGCATATCAG TCCGGCAGAGGAATTGCATTTTGGATCCAAAGAAACTGCAGAGAAGAAATGTTTGATAGTTCTGACAAATGTTACTAAAAATTCTGTGGCATTTAAG GTGAGGACAACTGCTCCTGACAAATACAGAGTAAAACCAAGTAACAGCAGTTGTGACCCTGGTACTTCAGCAGATATTGTTGTATCTCTTCATGGCG GTTGTGTAGCTTCTTTGCAAGACCGTTTTCTAATTATGGCAGCAGAAATGGAACAGTGCTCTGGAATAGGAGCACAGGAACTATCTCAATTTTGGAAAGAAGTTCCTAGAAACAAAGTGATGGAACATAG GTTAAGATGCCATGTTGTAGAAAGCAGCAAGCCTTCTTCTTTAACCATAAATGAAAATGCCTTTAACAGTCCTTCAAAAACCAATGAAGATTTACACTTTCAG cTAAGGCAACTACTACAAGTTAATAAAAGACTTCAACAACAGATTGACCGTTGTATCTGGTTCCAACAAGTTACACTTTTCCTAGTCTTTATCCTAGTCACTATTGTTTGCTTCTTTCTGTTGTATACTCCAGGAAGCCAAATATAA
- the MOSPD2 gene encoding motile sperm domain-containing protein 2 isoform X1 — protein sequence MADQGNRGPLISEIRQRFETEYLSAKKDKYDSRDIERLHQDDTWVDNFLIWRDDIMDDTLKMIDESFQWRKEYAVHDLTESSFSKLMLEIGAIFLHGYDKEGYKIFWFRVKLHIKDSKTQFEKKKLVAFWLERYAKRENGKPLTVVFDMADTGLSNIDFDFVRYIISCFKVYYPNFLTKIVIFELPWVMNAAFKIVKNWLGPEAATLLKLTNKNEIQEYISAEYLPPYMGGTDTFKYSYPPLVDDDFQTPLCENGPITNEDEAECKEVETDNKDKLDTTEEHALNSKKGNTTEQAPKSEECDKLDSKTKNVKKALTTFKGSLLHISPAEELHFGSKETAEKKCLIVLTNVTKNSVAFKVRTTAPDKYRVKPSNSSCDPGTSADIVVSLHGGCVASLQDRFLIMAAEMEQCSGIGAQELSQFWKEVPRNKVMEHRLRCHVVESSKPSSLTINENAFNSPSKTNEDLHFQLRQLLQVNKRLQQQIDRCIWFQQVTLFLVFILVTIVCFFLLYTPGSQI from the exons ATGGCGGAT CAGGGCAACAGGGGCCCATTAATAAGTGAAATAAGACAACGTTTTGAGACCGAATATTTATCAG caaaaaaagataaatatgatTCCAGGGATATAGAAAGATTGCATCAAGATGATACCTGGGTTGATAATTTTTTAATATGGCGAGATGATATTATGGATGATACACTGAAGATGATTGATGAAAGCTTTCAGTGGAGAAAAGAGTATGCAGTTCATG ATTTGACTGAATCTTCTTTTTCAAAATTGATGCTCGAAATTGGTGCTATTTTCCTGCATGGTTATGATAAGGAGGGCTATAAAATAT TTTGGTTCCGAGTGAAATTACATATAAAAGattctaaaacacaatttgaaaaaaagaaactaGTAGCCTTTTGGTTAGAGCGCTATGCAAAAAGAGAAAATGGAAAGCCATTGACAGTGGTGTTCGACATGGCTGACACTGGACTGAGTAACATc GACTTTGACTTTGTCCGGTATATCATTAGCTGTTTTAAAGTATATTATCCTAATTTTCTCA CAAAAATTGTGATTTTTGAATTGCCTTGGGTAATGAATG CTGcttttaaaattgtaaaaaattGGCTGGGTCCAGAAGCAGCCACTCTTTTGAAGTTAACAAATAAGAATGAAATCCAGGAGTACATATCTGCTGAATACCTACCACCTTATATGGGTGGGACT GATACTTTCAAATACAGTTATCCTCCATTAGTTGATGATGATTTCCAAACTCCATTATGTGAAAATGGACCTATTACTAATGAAGATGAAGCTGAATGCAAAGAAGTAGAAACTGATAACAAAGACAAATTAGATACTACTGAAGAACATGCACTCAATTCAAAAAAG gGAAATACTACAGAACAAGCTCCAAAATCAGAAGAATGTGACAAATTAGATTCGAAAACAAAAAATGTCAAGAAAGCACTTACCACTTTTAAAGGATCTTTATTGCATATCAG TCCGGCAGAGGAATTGCATTTTGGATCCAAAGAAACTGCAGAGAAGAAATGTTTGATAGTTCTGACAAATGTTACTAAAAATTCTGTGGCATTTAAG GTGAGGACAACTGCTCCTGACAAATACAGAGTAAAACCAAGTAACAGCAGTTGTGACCCTGGTACTTCAGCAGATATTGTTGTATCTCTTCATGGCG GTTGTGTAGCTTCTTTGCAAGACCGTTTTCTAATTATGGCAGCAGAAATGGAACAGTGCTCTGGAATAGGAGCACAGGAACTATCTCAATTTTGGAAAGAAGTTCCTAGAAACAAAGTGATGGAACATAG GTTAAGATGCCATGTTGTAGAAAGCAGCAAGCCTTCTTCTTTAACCATAAATGAAAATGCCTTTAACAGTCCTTCAAAAACCAATGAAGATTTACACTTTCAG cTAAGGCAACTACTACAAGTTAATAAAAGACTTCAACAACAGATTGACCGTTGTATCTGGTTCCAACAAGTTACACTTTTCCTAGTCTTTATCCTAGTCACTATTGTTTGCTTCTTTCTGTTGTATACTCCAGGAAGCCAAATATAA